The Microlunatus antarcticus genome window below encodes:
- a CDS encoding MBL fold metallo-hydrolase, with translation MQLTHLGHSAVLVQTDGARILIDPGNFSDAWHGLTDLDAILVTHQHADHLDPAALPALLAANPGARVVVEPSILAASEAGDLPELPGASGLAPDDQTAIGDVLVTAVGGAHAVIHPDLPRIGNVGFVLRSEGQPTFFHPGDSYAVAPGGVDVVAVPLYGPWGALRETIDFARAVAAPEGFGIHDELLNDRGRGLITGRVKAMTPTSLVDLRGGQTHTF, from the coding sequence ATGCAGCTCACCCACCTCGGTCACTCCGCCGTCCTCGTCCAGACCGACGGGGCCCGGATCCTGATCGACCCGGGCAACTTCTCCGACGCCTGGCACGGCCTCACCGACCTCGACGCGATCCTGGTGACCCACCAGCACGCCGACCACCTCGACCCCGCGGCGCTCCCGGCGCTGCTCGCGGCCAACCCGGGTGCCCGGGTGGTCGTCGAGCCCTCGATCCTCGCGGCGAGCGAGGCCGGCGACCTGCCCGAGCTGCCCGGGGCCAGCGGCCTCGCGCCCGACGACCAGACGGCGATCGGCGACGTGCTCGTCACCGCCGTCGGCGGGGCGCACGCGGTCATCCACCCCGACCTGCCCCGCATCGGGAACGTCGGCTTCGTGCTCCGCTCCGAGGGCCAGCCCACGTTCTTCCACCCCGGCGACTCGTACGCGGTCGCCCCGGGCGGGGTCGACGTCGTCGCCGTCCCGCTCTACGGCCCGTGGGGTGCGCTGCGCGAGACGATCGACTTCGCGCGGGCCGTCGCCGCGCCCGAGGGCTTCGGGATCCACGACGAGCTGCTGAACGACCGCGGCCGCGGGCTGATCACCGGCCGGGTCAAGGCCATGACGCCGACGTCGCTCGTCGACCTCCGGGGCGGGCAGACCCACACGTTCTGA
- a CDS encoding GntR family transcriptional regulator, translated as MTQTSSITTLPKTNLRDRVSQALRSAIISGEMEPGVVYSAPSLAGRFGVSATPVREAMLDLVREGMVTIVPNKGFRVTEVDDASLDQVTQIRQLLEPPVVGRVTALVPLADLPGLRRMAQDIVDEAAGGDLVAYTEADRQFHLRLLAYDGNPRLVDLVSELRSQTRLLGLSSLLTSGVLAENAREHLLLVDLLEARDAAGAEALMHAHIARVRTTWAGRPGSAS; from the coding sequence GTGACCCAGACGTCGAGCATCACGACCTTGCCCAAGACCAACCTGCGCGACCGCGTCTCCCAGGCGCTGCGCTCGGCCATCATCTCCGGCGAGATGGAGCCCGGCGTCGTCTACTCCGCACCCTCGCTCGCCGGTCGCTTCGGCGTCTCGGCGACGCCGGTGCGGGAGGCCATGCTCGACCTCGTCCGCGAGGGCATGGTGACGATCGTGCCCAACAAGGGCTTCCGCGTCACCGAGGTGGACGACGCCTCGCTCGACCAGGTGACCCAGATCCGCCAGCTGCTCGAGCCGCCCGTGGTCGGCCGGGTGACCGCCCTCGTCCCGCTGGCGGACCTGCCCGGGCTGCGGCGGATGGCGCAGGACATCGTCGACGAGGCGGCCGGCGGCGACCTCGTCGCCTACACCGAGGCCGACCGGCAGTTCCACCTGCGGCTGCTCGCGTACGACGGCAACCCACGCCTGGTGGACCTCGTCTCCGAGCTGCGGAGCCAGACCCGGCTGCTCGGCCTCAGCAGCCTGCTGACCAGCGGCGTGCTCGCCGAGAACGCGCGCGAGCACCTGCTGCTGGTCGACCTCCTCGAGGCCCGTGACGCGGCCGGGGCCGAGGCCCTGATGCACGCGCACATCGCCCGGGTGCGGACGACCTGGGCGGGCCGTCCCGGTTCCGCGTCCTGA
- a CDS encoding sigma-70 family RNA polymerase sigma factor — translation MVSAREDDPQVVDAFSAGDELGLVAVYDRWSPLVYSLALRSLGDVTEAETVTRTVFSQAWAARATFDPGRSRLADWLVDLACRSIADTRAARARRVPADRASEDSAGDESKTGALAERMVMVDGMAHLDTSSRRLLQMALDHDLTLGEIAGRTGLAVEDVRARITTSLMELRHRLEGNADAH, via the coding sequence GTGGTGTCAGCCCGAGAGGACGACCCGCAGGTGGTCGACGCCTTCTCCGCGGGCGACGAGCTGGGCCTGGTCGCGGTGTACGACCGCTGGTCGCCGCTGGTCTACAGCCTCGCGCTCCGTTCGCTCGGTGACGTCACGGAGGCGGAGACGGTCACCCGGACCGTGTTCTCGCAGGCGTGGGCCGCCCGCGCGACGTTCGATCCCGGCCGCTCCCGCCTCGCCGACTGGCTCGTGGACCTCGCGTGCCGCAGCATCGCCGACACCCGGGCGGCGCGCGCCCGGCGGGTCCCCGCGGACCGCGCGTCGGAAGATTCGGCGGGAGACGAGTCCAAGACCGGTGCTCTGGCCGAAAGAATGGTGATGGTGGACGGGATGGCCCACCTGGACACGTCCTCGCGCAGGCTGCTGCAGATGGCGCTGGACCACGACCTGACCCTCGGCGAGATCGCCGGGCGGACGGGGCTCGCGGTCGAGGACGTCCGGGCCCGGATCACCACCAGTCTCATGGAGCTTCGACACCGGCTGGAGGGCAACGCCGATGCACACTGA
- a CDS encoding FAD-dependent oxidoreductase, with the protein MSDLAVVGAGPAGLAAAVAAASRGLSVTVVDAGRQPGGQYWRHPDEQTADPDELASHGQHDWTAYVRLRERFDDLLGPDRITYVPGAQVWFTERAGQGWRLRLSPVVEGVASSDHVPTEVVVDALVLCPGGYDRQLPVPGWDLPGVLAAGGVQALLKGHGSLAGRRAVVAGTGPFLLPVAAGLAEAGAEVLGICEANAVTGWVRQLGGAVQSPAKGLDAVGYVRTMVAHRIPYRQRTVVTAIGGRDAVESVTTSRLDAQGRLVAGSERTAAVDLVALGWGFTPSLELVTAVGAETRVDVDDSLVAVVDAEQRSTAPHVYVAGEATGVGGAALALQEGELAGLVAAADRGRGGKSRRIRRLQGSISRGRAFATAMHRAHPVPPTWSSWLTPETLVCRCEEVDVGTVLRARDELGGGDARTAKLLTRTGMGWCQGRVCGFATALLAAQHEGRALTVDDLRPTAKRTLSTPVSLGRLADLAAVDPEATVVALD; encoded by the coding sequence ATGAGTGACCTCGCCGTCGTCGGCGCCGGGCCCGCGGGCCTCGCCGCCGCGGTCGCCGCCGCCTCCCGCGGGCTGTCGGTGACGGTCGTCGACGCCGGCCGTCAGCCGGGCGGGCAGTACTGGCGCCACCCCGACGAGCAGACCGCCGACCCGGACGAGCTGGCCTCGCACGGCCAGCACGACTGGACGGCGTACGTCCGCCTCCGCGAGCGCTTCGACGACCTCCTGGGCCCGGACCGGATCACGTACGTCCCGGGCGCCCAGGTCTGGTTCACCGAGCGGGCGGGCCAGGGCTGGCGGCTCCGGCTCAGCCCGGTGGTCGAGGGGGTCGCCTCGAGCGACCACGTGCCCACCGAGGTCGTCGTGGACGCCCTCGTGCTGTGCCCCGGCGGCTACGACCGCCAGCTGCCCGTGCCGGGCTGGGACCTGCCGGGCGTGCTCGCCGCCGGTGGGGTGCAGGCGCTGCTCAAGGGCCACGGCTCGCTCGCGGGCCGCCGTGCGGTGGTGGCCGGGACGGGACCGTTCCTGCTGCCGGTCGCGGCCGGGCTCGCCGAGGCGGGGGCCGAGGTGCTGGGCATCTGCGAGGCCAACGCCGTCACCGGCTGGGTCCGCCAGCTCGGCGGGGCCGTCCAGTCACCGGCCAAGGGCCTGGACGCGGTCGGCTACGTGCGCACGATGGTCGCCCACCGCATCCCCTACCGCCAGCGGACCGTGGTCACGGCGATCGGTGGCCGCGACGCCGTCGAGTCCGTCACCACCTCCCGCCTCGACGCGCAGGGCCGGCTCGTCGCCGGCAGCGAGCGGACCGCCGCGGTCGACCTGGTCGCGCTCGGCTGGGGCTTCACCCCCTCGCTCGAGCTCGTGACCGCCGTCGGCGCGGAGACCCGGGTCGACGTGGACGACTCGCTGGTCGCCGTGGTCGACGCCGAGCAGCGCAGCACCGCGCCGCACGTCTACGTCGCCGGAGAGGCGACGGGTGTCGGTGGCGCCGCCCTCGCGCTGCAGGAGGGCGAGCTGGCCGGGCTGGTCGCCGCCGCCGATCGCGGACGCGGCGGGAAGAGCCGCCGGATCCGTCGGCTGCAGGGCAGCATCAGCCGCGGCCGCGCCTTCGCGACCGCCATGCACCGCGCGCACCCCGTGCCGCCGACCTGGTCGAGCTGGCTGACGCCCGAGACGCTCGTCTGCCGGTGCGAGGAGGTCGACGTGGGCACCGTCCTGCGGGCCCGCGACGAGCTCGGGGGCGGCGACGCCCGAACAGCGAAGCTGCTGACCCGGACGGGGATGGGCTGGTGCCAGGGGCGCGTGTGCGGCTTCGCCACCGCGCTGCTCGCCGCCCAGCACGAGGGCCGCGCCCTGACGGTCGACGACCTGCGGCCGACGGCCAAGCGCACCCTGTCGACCCCGGTCAGCCTCGGTCGGCTCGCCGACCTGGCCGCCGTCGACCCCGAGGCCACGGTCGTCGCGCTCGACTGA
- a CDS encoding (2Fe-2S)-binding protein, protein MPAEPRPVGRTVGRSTVPFDLDGRPLTARPGQSVGAALTDAGVRSWRTTRRRGKPRGLFCGIGVCFDCLIEVDGRPDQRACLVPVEPGMRLRTGAPEEWTEQSEEGSGHE, encoded by the coding sequence GTGCCCGCTGAGCCTCGCCCTGTCGGCCGCACCGTCGGTCGCTCCACCGTCCCCTTCGACCTCGACGGCCGTCCGCTGACCGCGCGTCCCGGGCAGAGCGTCGGTGCCGCCCTCACCGACGCCGGCGTCCGGTCCTGGCGCACGACCCGGCGGCGCGGGAAGCCGCGCGGGCTGTTCTGCGGCATCGGGGTGTGCTTCGACTGCCTCATCGAGGTCGACGGACGGCCCGACCAGCGCGCCTGCCTCGTCCCCGTGGAGCCGGGCATGCGGCTCCGGACCGGGGCCCCCGAGGAGTGGACCGAGCAGAGCGAAGAGGGGAGCGGGCATGAGTGA
- a CDS encoding NAD(P)/FAD-dependent oxidoreductase produces the protein MSGTVPRTADLVVIGAGAVGAACAYFAAREGLRVVVVDRGPVAGGTSSAGEGNLLLSDKEPGPELELALLSRRVWTEDLAPHGHHWEFESKGGLVVSDDVAGVAALAELAVHQRGAGIEAVPVGADELPAYEPFLSRDLTGGMFYPQDAQVQPMLLTAHLLRLARELGATVVTGSAVTDFLRDGDAVTGVRTSTGDVSAPAVLNAAGTWSGEVARLAGVHLPVLPRRGFVLVTQPLPPVVRHKVYGASYVADVASSDEALQTSPVVEGTPSGTVLVGASRERVGFDKTPSLPVLARLAAAAAALFPVLRDASLIRAYAGFRPYCPDHLPVIGPDPRAPGLWHACGHEGAGIGLCVGTGSLLAQVLTGQRPELDLHAFRPERFDAATGPGTAQPQELAGAR, from the coding sequence ATGAGCGGGACCGTGCCGCGTACGGCCGACCTGGTCGTCATCGGCGCCGGGGCCGTCGGTGCGGCGTGCGCGTACTTCGCCGCGCGGGAGGGGCTCCGGGTCGTCGTCGTGGACCGCGGGCCCGTCGCCGGGGGCACGAGCAGCGCGGGGGAGGGCAACCTCCTGCTGTCCGACAAGGAGCCCGGACCCGAGCTCGAGCTGGCCCTGCTGTCGCGACGCGTCTGGACCGAGGACCTCGCCCCGCACGGCCACCACTGGGAGTTCGAGTCCAAGGGCGGCCTCGTCGTCAGCGACGACGTCGCCGGGGTGGCGGCCCTGGCCGAGCTCGCCGTGCACCAGCGCGGGGCCGGCATCGAGGCCGTGCCCGTCGGGGCGGACGAGCTGCCCGCGTACGAGCCGTTCCTGAGCCGCGACCTCACCGGCGGCATGTTCTACCCCCAGGACGCCCAGGTGCAGCCGATGCTGCTGACCGCCCACCTGCTGCGGCTCGCCCGCGAGCTCGGTGCGACGGTCGTCACCGGGTCGGCCGTGACGGATTTCCTGCGCGACGGCGACGCGGTGACCGGCGTCCGCACCTCGACCGGCGACGTCAGCGCCCCCGCCGTCCTCAACGCCGCCGGGACCTGGTCGGGCGAGGTCGCCCGGCTCGCCGGCGTCCACCTGCCGGTGCTGCCCCGACGGGGTTTCGTGCTCGTGACCCAGCCCCTGCCCCCGGTCGTGCGCCACAAGGTCTACGGCGCCAGCTACGTCGCCGACGTCGCCAGCTCCGACGAAGCCCTGCAGACCTCGCCGGTGGTCGAGGGCACGCCGAGCGGCACCGTCCTGGTCGGGGCCTCCCGTGAGCGGGTCGGCTTCGACAAGACGCCCTCGCTCCCCGTGCTGGCCCGGCTCGCGGCGGCCGCGGCGGCGCTGTTCCCGGTGCTGCGCGACGCGTCGCTGATCCGCGCGTACGCCGGCTTCCGGCCCTACTGCCCCGACCACCTCCCGGTCATCGGCCCCGACCCCCGCGCGCCGGGTCTCTGGCACGCCTGCGGTCACGAGGGCGCCGGGATCGGGCTGTGCGTCGGGACCGGCTCGTTGCTGGCGCAGGTCCTCACCGGTCAGCGCCCCGAGCTCGACCTGCACGCGTTCCGCCCGGAACGCTTCGACGCTGCGACCGGTCCGGGGACCGCCCAGCCCCAGGAGCTCGCCGGTGCCCGCTGA
- a CDS encoding proline racemase family protein, which translates to MRASRVFSAVDSHTEGMPTRVITGGFGVIPGASMAERRLWFMENSDDLRTLLMCEPRGHGSMSGAILQPPTRPDADWGVLFIEVSGLLPMCGHGTMGVATVLVETGMVPVVEPVTTIRLEVPAGLVVAKVAVTDGHATSVTLEMVPSFSLGLDRVVSVPGYGDVTYDIAYGGNFYAVVQLESLGLPFEHAAKNRLLDAGLAIMAAIDEQDRPVHPLQADINGCHHVYLAAPGSTAQHSRHAMAIYPGWFDRSPCGTGTCGRMAQLHARGELAVGDEFVNESFIGSRFTGRLLGETTVGDLPAVLPSITGRAWVTGLGQYLLDPTDPFPAGFTL; encoded by the coding sequence ATGAGGGCGAGCCGCGTCTTCTCCGCGGTCGACTCCCACACCGAGGGCATGCCGACCCGCGTGATCACCGGCGGGTTCGGCGTGATCCCGGGCGCGAGCATGGCGGAACGTCGCCTCTGGTTCATGGAGAACAGCGACGACCTGCGCACGCTGCTGATGTGCGAGCCGCGCGGGCACGGGTCGATGAGCGGGGCGATCCTGCAGCCGCCGACCCGGCCCGACGCCGACTGGGGCGTGCTCTTCATCGAGGTGTCCGGGCTGCTGCCGATGTGCGGCCACGGGACCATGGGCGTCGCGACGGTGCTGGTCGAGACCGGGATGGTCCCCGTCGTCGAGCCGGTCACGACGATCCGGCTCGAGGTGCCCGCCGGGCTCGTCGTGGCGAAGGTCGCCGTCACCGACGGTCACGCCACCTCCGTGACGCTGGAGATGGTCCCGTCGTTCAGCCTCGGCCTGGACCGCGTCGTCTCGGTGCCGGGGTACGGCGACGTCACGTACGACATCGCGTACGGGGGCAACTTCTACGCGGTCGTCCAGCTGGAGTCGCTCGGCCTGCCCTTCGAGCACGCGGCCAAGAACCGGCTGCTCGACGCCGGCCTGGCGATCATGGCCGCGATCGACGAGCAGGACCGGCCCGTGCATCCGCTGCAGGCCGACATCAACGGCTGCCACCACGTCTACCTCGCCGCACCCGGCTCGACCGCGCAGCACTCGCGCCACGCGATGGCGATCTACCCCGGCTGGTTCGACCGGTCGCCCTGCGGCACCGGCACCTGCGGCCGGATGGCGCAGCTGCACGCGCGCGGTGAGCTCGCGGTCGGCGACGAGTTCGTCAACGAGTCGTTCATCGGCTCCCGCTTCACCGGCCGGCTGCTGGGCGAGACCACCGTCGGCGACCTGCCGGCGGTGCTGCCGAGCATCACCGGCCGCGCCTGGGTCACCGGCCTGGGCCAGTACCTCCTCGACCCGACCGATCCCTTCCCCGCCGGCTTCACCCTGTGA
- a CDS encoding aldehyde dehydrogenase (NADP(+)) — MSTLTSTEISVPDETAPDAVPELVAAAVEAGRVWAATGREDRADVLDAVADALDAAGDELVPLAMAESHLPEGRLRGELTRTTFQLRLFGQALRDGGYLDVRVDHADPDWPMGAPRPDLRRTQVPLGPVVVFAAVNFPFAFSVAGGDTASALAAGCPVLLKAHPGHLRLSVATAEVVRRALAASGAPDDLFTLLVGVEAGRAALTDPGVQAGAFTGSTTGGRTLFDLANGRPVPIPFFGELGSVNPVFVTRAAAEARGPEIAAQAVASFTLGAGQFCTKPGVLLVPEGSSVLEVLRTTDLPGPAPMLSERMVEGHARVRHELEDVPGTEVLVGGPDTADGTPAPTVLLTDVATLLADVEALFRECFGPTLLVATYAAEDDLLSLAQTIDGQLTATVFGEDSDVPHLAGLVTTLATKAGRLLWNAWPTGVSVTDAQQHGGPYPATTAPSTTSVGTAAISRFLRPVAFQGFPEGLLPAELTDGATLPRRVDGVLLTDTTR, encoded by the coding sequence GTGAGCACCCTGACGAGCACCGAGATCTCCGTCCCCGACGAGACAGCCCCCGACGCCGTCCCCGAGCTCGTGGCCGCGGCCGTCGAGGCGGGGCGGGTCTGGGCGGCGACCGGCCGTGAGGACCGCGCCGACGTCCTCGACGCCGTCGCGGACGCGCTGGACGCGGCGGGCGACGAGCTCGTCCCGCTCGCCATGGCGGAGTCGCACCTGCCGGAGGGGCGGCTCCGCGGGGAGCTGACCCGCACGACCTTCCAGCTGCGGCTGTTCGGCCAGGCGCTGCGCGACGGCGGCTACCTCGACGTCCGCGTCGACCACGCCGACCCGGACTGGCCGATGGGCGCCCCCCGGCCCGACCTGCGGCGTACGCAGGTCCCGCTCGGTCCGGTCGTCGTGTTCGCGGCGGTCAACTTCCCGTTCGCGTTCAGCGTCGCCGGCGGTGACACCGCCTCCGCGCTCGCCGCCGGCTGCCCGGTGCTGCTCAAGGCGCACCCGGGCCACCTGCGGCTCTCCGTCGCCACGGCCGAGGTCGTGCGGCGGGCGCTCGCCGCGTCCGGCGCGCCGGACGACCTCTTCACGCTCCTCGTGGGCGTCGAGGCCGGCCGCGCCGCGCTGACCGACCCCGGCGTCCAGGCCGGCGCGTTCACCGGCTCGACCACGGGCGGGCGCACGCTCTTCGACCTGGCGAACGGCCGACCCGTGCCGATCCCGTTCTTCGGCGAGCTCGGCAGCGTCAATCCGGTCTTCGTCACCCGGGCGGCCGCCGAGGCCCGCGGGCCGGAGATCGCCGCGCAGGCCGTCGCCTCCTTCACGCTCGGGGCGGGGCAGTTCTGCACCAAGCCGGGCGTGCTGCTGGTGCCCGAGGGCTCGTCGGTGCTGGAGGTCCTCCGGACGACCGACCTCCCCGGTCCGGCCCCGATGCTGTCGGAGCGTATGGTCGAGGGCCACGCCCGCGTCCGCCACGAGCTCGAGGACGTGCCCGGCACCGAGGTGCTCGTCGGCGGCCCGGACACGGCGGACGGCACGCCCGCGCCGACGGTCCTGCTCACCGACGTCGCCACGCTGCTGGCCGACGTCGAGGCGCTGTTCCGCGAGTGCTTCGGCCCCACGCTGCTCGTCGCGACGTACGCGGCCGAGGACGACCTGCTGTCGCTGGCCCAGACCATCGACGGCCAGCTGACCGCGACCGTCTTCGGCGAGGACTCCGACGTGCCGCACCTGGCGGGCCTCGTCACCACGCTCGCCACCAAGGCCGGCCGGCTGCTCTGGAACGCCTGGCCGACCGGCGTCAGCGTCACCGACGCCCAGCAGCACGGCGGCCCGTACCCCGCGACCACCGCGCCCTCGACCACGTCGGTCGGCACGGCGGCGATCAGCCGGTTCCTGCGGCCGGTCGCGTTCCAGGGGTTCCCCGAGGGGCTGCTGCCCGCCGAGCTGACGGACGGGGCCACGCTGCCGCGCCGGGTCGACGGGGTGCTCCTCACGGACACGACGCGATGA
- a CDS encoding dihydrodipicolinate synthase family protein has product MADTTSPGTTPWRGVFTATALPFNDDLTVDYDAFGEHVAWLAAYGTHGVAPNGSLGEYQTLSDDERAKVVETAVQASPEGFGVMAGCGAYGTLQSVRWIEQAAQAGATSVLLLPPNTYRADAETVLRHYREAAKVGLPIVAYNNPYDTKVDLLPSVLAQLHAEGLIVAVKEFTGDVRRAYEIAELAPGLDLIVGSDDVLLELGVAGAVGWVAGYPNAIPQSTLELYELVTSGDPADLARALPIYRDLHSLLRWDSKTEFVQAIKLSMDVAGRKGGICRPPRAALPTEIHDRVVADTEAALAKGYK; this is encoded by the coding sequence ATGGCCGACACCACTTCGCCCGGCACGACCCCCTGGCGCGGCGTCTTCACCGCCACCGCGCTGCCCTTCAACGACGACCTCACGGTCGACTACGACGCGTTCGGCGAGCACGTCGCTTGGCTCGCCGCGTACGGCACCCACGGCGTCGCCCCGAACGGCTCGCTGGGGGAGTACCAGACGCTCTCGGACGACGAGCGCGCGAAGGTCGTCGAGACCGCGGTCCAGGCCAGCCCCGAGGGCTTCGGCGTCATGGCCGGCTGCGGGGCGTACGGGACCCTCCAGAGCGTCCGCTGGATCGAGCAGGCCGCGCAGGCCGGGGCCACCTCGGTGCTGCTGCTGCCGCCGAACACCTACCGCGCCGACGCCGAGACCGTGCTGCGCCACTACCGCGAGGCGGCCAAGGTCGGCCTGCCGATCGTGGCCTACAACAACCCGTACGACACCAAGGTCGACCTCCTGCCGTCGGTGCTCGCGCAGCTCCACGCCGAGGGCCTGATCGTCGCGGTGAAGGAGTTCACCGGGGACGTGCGCCGTGCGTACGAGATCGCCGAGCTGGCGCCCGGCCTCGACCTGATCGTCGGCTCCGACGACGTCCTGCTGGAGCTCGGCGTGGCCGGTGCGGTCGGCTGGGTCGCGGGCTACCCGAACGCGATCCCGCAGTCCACGCTCGAGCTGTACGAGCTGGTCACCTCCGGCGACCCGGCCGACCTCGCCCGGGCGCTGCCGATCTACCGCGACCTGCACTCGCTGCTGCGCTGGGACTCCAAGACCGAGTTCGTCCAGGCGATCAAGCTGTCGATGGACGTCGCCGGTCGCAAGGGCGGCATCTGCCGTCCCCCGCGCGCCGCGCTCCCGACCGAGATCCACGACCGCGTGGTGGCCGACACCGAGGCGGCTTTGGCCAAGGGTTACAAGTAG